In Acidimicrobiia bacterium, the DNA window CCGCCGAGCTCTTCCTGCGTGACGTCCTCGCCGGTGACCGTCTTCACGACGTCGGGGCCGGTGATGAACATGTGCGACGTGCCCTTCACCATGAAGATGAAGTCGGTCATCGCGGGCGAGTACACCGCGCCACCCGCGCACGGACCGAGGATCACGCTGATCTGCGGGACGACGCCCGACGCCTTCACGTTCCGGTAGAAGATGCCGCCGTACGAGTCGAGCGAGACAACGCCTTCCTGGATGCGCGCGCCGGCGCCGTCGTTGAGGCCGATCATGGGCGCACCGACCGATTCCGCGAGGTCCATCACCTTGTGGATCTTCTCGGCGAACACCTCGCCGAGCGCGCCGCCGAAGACGGTGAAGTCCTGCGAGAACAGGAAGACCTTGCGCCCGTCGATCGTGCCCCAGCCGGTGACGACCCCGTCGGTCAGGGGCCGGCTGTTCTCGATCCCGAAGCCGTGCGCGCGGTGGCGCGCCAGCATGTCGAGCTCGACGAACGAGCCCGGGTCGAGCAGCTTCTCGATGCGCTCGCGAGCAGTGAGCTTCCCCCGCCGGTGCTGACGCTCGACGGCCGCCGCGCTGCCCGCGTGCTTCGCCTCTTCCCGCAGCTTCTCGAGCTGATCGATGCGCTCCTCGATCGGATGCGGGTGGGGCGCGGGGTCGGAGCCCGAGACTGCGTCGGCCATGCGATCAGGCTAGGCCAACACCGTCCGCCACTCCGAGACGACGCCCAGGTGCCCCGCGTCGGGCCACACGACGAGAGTCGCGTCGGGAATGTTCGACGCGTAGCAGCGCGCGTCGTCGTGGTTGTGCCGGTCGTGCGCGCCCTGGAACACCGTCGTCGGCACCGCGACCTCCGCGAGACGGAAGCCCCAATCGAGCCACATCGCGACGAGATCCGCCGCGATGCCCTCGGCCCCCTGCACGAGCGCTTCGTTCACCTGCTCGACGAGCATCGCGTTCGCGGGGCCGCGCACCGTCTCGCCGTCGGGTCCCTTGCCGCGGCCGCCGAGGAACAACACCGGGTTCTCGAGGTACGGCTCCATGTGCCGACCGATCGCCCGCTTCGACCGCGTCGGGTCCTGCCGCGCCATCTCCGCGGTCGGGCGCTGATAGTCGCCGAGCGCCTCCCACGCGGTCGGCACCTCGTCGAGCGGCCCCGGCGCGCTCACGATCGCGAGGTGCGCGACCCGCTCGGACAGGTGGCGCGCGGTCGCGACCGCGAACGGGCCGCCGCCCGACCAACCGATCAGCGCGGCGCGTTCGACGTCGAGATGGTCGAGCAGCGCGCGCACGTCGCCGGCCGCGTCGGCGACGCGACGATCGGGCTGCGGGTCCGAACGTCCGTAGCCGGGCCGGTCGTAGGTGACGACGCGCACGCCGAGCTCGTCGACGAGCTCGGGCGGCGGTCGGAACAACCGCGAGCCCGGCGAGCCGTGCAACAGCACGACGGGCCGCGCGCCGTCGTCGCCGTAGGTCTCGTACGCGAGCGACCGCCCGTCGTCTCGCGCGA includes these proteins:
- a CDS encoding carboxyl transferase domain-containing protein, which encodes MADAVSGSDPAPHPHPIEERIDQLEKLREEAKHAGSAAAVERQHRRGKLTARERIEKLLDPGSFVELDMLARHRAHGFGIENSRPLTDGVVTGWGTIDGRKVFLFSQDFTVFGGALGEVFAEKIHKVMDLAESVGAPMIGLNDGAGARIQEGVVSLDSYGGIFYRNVKASGVVPQISVILGPCAGGAVYSPAMTDFIFMVKGTSHMFITGPDVVKTVTGEDVTQEELGG
- a CDS encoding alpha/beta hydrolase, giving the protein MLLHGSPGSRLFRPPPELVDELGVRVVTYDRPGYGRSDPQPDRRVADAAGDVRALLDHLDVERAALIGWSGGGPFAVATARHLSERVAHLAIVSAPGPLDEVPTAWEALGDYQRPTAEMARQDPTRSKRAIGRHMEPYLENPVLFLGGRGKGPDGETVRGPANAMLVEQVNEALVQGAEGIAADLVAMWLDWGFRLAEVAVPTTVFQGAHDRHNHDDARCYASNIPDATLVVWPDAGHLGVVSEWRTVLA